GGTGCTGATCATCAAGGCTAGCTGTTTTGATATCACACTCACAATCTTATAAGCTGTCTTAACACATTACATCCTTGAGAAGCTTGTACCTTCGTGCTGTGGGTCTTGGTGACGGCACGCCGCTGTTCTTACTAGCCTTCTCCCCGCTGCCGCTGCCGCCACCGTCTTGATGATCACGGTGTTGTTGATGATCGTGTTGCTTGATCTTGTGGTCACCGGAATATTCGGACCTGCTCGAAGCGCCTCCGGTCTCAACTCCCCCAACCACGCTCGATTTCTTGGAAGAGCCACCGTGCCTTGCGGTGCTCCTCTCTTGATCACTTCGGCACCAATCGCACAGTTCAATTGGCTCCGCGTACTCACTATAAAAGTTACTACAATACCTGCATATATTTGAATACAtattaagttttgttttttcatttattcaaCAAACTGTCTTTCATGAGATTTGATTGCAAAGGGTTTCACAGAGTAAATAATAAGCACAATTAATCAggagccaaaaaaaaaaaaaaaaagtgtaacACAATTTCACATGGGTATCATGCTTAATTAGtaaatgatttatttatttttagtgtCAGCATTAGTTAGATTATGACATTATAAACAcgtttatatacatataaatgtTGATAATGACATAGGATGGTTTTGCTATGGTACTATGGTGAGCATCATATATATGCATGGTATGGTACCAATAATAATATAGGTTGGTTGGGTAGGTGTTTTATGGAGATGGGTTTCTACCTATTCAGTTACCAGTAGCTATCACACATGaatcatgatgatgatgatgatgatgatgatgatgatggtgatgatatAAAACATCATGATTTCTATTTATACACACCCACTGACtcacacatacatacatatctATACACAAGCTAGCtagcatatattatatatccatatatatatatatgtatgatgCATGGCATGtatatgatgatgatggttaTGGTGATGATGGTGAAAATCCATACGAGTGTTGAAAGCGGTTGCGGCATTTGTTGCAGCGGAAGAGCTTGTCAGGAAAACCCACGTCACCACACATGCAGCAGACAGTTTGAAGATCCACCATGGCTGATTTTTCTTGAAGCAATTCAAGAGCTACGAACCCTTTAATTAACAGACAGAATATTTTCTCTGTATCAGGAACAAACCCAAGAaccaaaaaacccaaaaaaccaaacccaagCAGAGAGAAAAGATACACAGAGAGATAACTAAAaggagggggagagagagagagagagagagagagagagagagagagttaaaTATAAAGAGAAGAGATGAGAACTAATGATTTTAAGTCGGTGTGTAAATTCCATGTTTATACATTAAATAATTCttaattcttaattattataaatatataaatatataaatatatatatatatatatattggaggAGATATATACACAGGTAGACCACAGGTTGCTTGCAGTCGTTTTCAGTTAGGGCAGAGAGGAGAAGAATGGTGAACCTTAAAAAAGAGGTGGGAAAATGACACTTCTGCCCCGGGCTGAGCTTGCCTTCTTCCCTACCTATCATTTCTCTTTTGCATTTCAACATCCatatcataaataaaaaataaaaaaataaaaaaatggcaATGTTCCATCCCAATAGCTATCACTACGCTCCTATTTAATTGAGTGTGATGTACGCACTTggatttatatatttgtttgtgtATGAACTTTTTGCTCACATTTCAGATTTCATCGTACACTAGTAACAACTTTTTCTATATAGATAGTGTCATTATTTTTCTATGGATATTAATTACTTGCACTTTACATCTTGATGTGGTTGCTGTCtacattttttatattgaaacAAATGGGGGCAAAAGAACAACTTGTTGGTTGCCTTGAATATAGGCGCATGAAGCATTCCTTCATCAATACTCAAATGCACGATGGGAACACATTGGGAATTTTAGgtcataattaaatttaaattttattacgAACGAgatattctactttaaatAGATTTATTAAGAATAAAGAATATGCAATACGTCATCTTAATTATAACTCACACTATATATTCAGATGTAGATATTTACGAGTTAATGTGTTATATTGTTTCTTATAAGAAAATGTTTTAAATCATATTGACACATTTAGATGCTCACATTCTAAgcttatatatgttttatattGTATAATAAGATAATTCATTCATAGCTATGCGAGCCGGTGTAGAACCATCCCACCtcatcaaattttagattGAAGGACTATATTAAGTACCAACCAATTAAGCTTCATGTCATCAAACTAAACGTCAATGCTTACCCTTTGCCTACCTC
The Prunus dulcis chromosome 2, ALMONDv2, whole genome shotgun sequence DNA segment above includes these coding regions:
- the LOC117619499 gene encoding uncharacterized protein LOC117619499; this encodes MVDLQTVCCMCGDVGFPDKLFRCNKCRNRFQHSYCSNFYSEYAEPIELCDWCRSDQERSTARHGGSSKKSSVVGGVETGGASSRSEYSGDHKIKQHDHQQHRDHQDGGGSGSGEKASKNSGVPSPRPTARRYKLLKDVMC